In Thermococcus gorgonarius, the genomic window TCGCCAAACCGCTCACCTTCTCGCTCCTTATGGGGTTCCTCTTGTGGGGCATTGTGGAAGAACCTACCTGCCTCTCACCAAAGGGCTCACTGACCTCCAGGATTTCGGTTCTCTGGAGGTTTCTAATCTCCAAGGCAATCTTGTCGAGGGTGGAAGCGACGAGGGCCAGGAAGGCCATCAGCTCTGCGTAAACGTCCCTCTGGATTATCTGGTTGCTTATCCTCACGGGCTTGAGCCCGAGGTCTTCCATGACCAGCCTTTGTATCTCAAGTCCCTTCTCCTCGAAGCTCGCCATAGTTCCGACTGCGCCACTCATCTGGCCGACGAGAACCCTCTCCTTGAGTTCGTTGAGCCTGTCGATGTGCCTCTGAACCTCATCGAGCCATATTGCGAACTTCATTCCATAAGTGGTCGGAACGGCGTGCTGACCGTGGGTCCTGCCAATGCAGACGGTGTACTTGTGCTCCTTTGCGAGTTTTTTCAGAACGGAGCGGAGTTCTTTCAAGTCCCTCTCGACTATTTCAAGGCTCTCCTTTATGAGGAGTGCGTTGGCGGTGTCTATGATGTCGTTTGAGGTAGCGCCGAGGTGGACGTACTTCCCGTGCTCGCCGCAGATCTCACTTAAAGCTTTGACGACCGCCATTATGTCGTGGTGTATCTCGGCCTCTATCTCCTTGACACGCTCAAGTTTGACCCACTTCGTGTTGGCCCTCTCGGAGATAACGCGGGCGCTCTCCTCGGGTATGTTCCCCAGCTTTGCGTGTGCCCTCGCTAAAGCCGCCTCAACGTCGAGAAGCTTCTGGAGTTTGTTTTCCTCGTCCCATATGAGGCGCATCTCTTCGCTCCCGTACCTGTAATCTATGGGGTGGACGGCCATTTTTATCACCATTATAATGTCAATATTCCGAACATTTAAATCCTTCTTTGACTTTTAAATGTTAAAACGTCTCCCCTCTAATTCTAGAGCCTCGGGCATATGCATGGGGAAACCGAAAAGTATTTAACCCTATCTCGGCGATAGGCTAACGACAAAACTTCCGGAGGTGCCAGAAATGGCTGAGGAGCACGTTGTCTACATCGGAAAGAAGCCGGTTATGAACTACGTCCTGGCCGTTATAACCCAGTTCAACGAGGGTGCCAAGGAGGTCACTGTGAAGGCTCGCGGTAGGGCTA contains:
- the purB gene encoding adenylosuccinate lyase, producing the protein MAVHPIDYRYGSEEMRLIWDEENKLQKLLDVEAALARAHAKLGNIPEESARVISERANTKWVKLERVKEIEAEIHHDIMAVVKALSEICGEHGKYVHLGATSNDIIDTANALLIKESLEIVERDLKELRSVLKKLAKEHKYTVCIGRTHGQHAVPTTYGMKFAIWLDEVQRHIDRLNELKERVLVGQMSGAVGTMASFEEKGLEIQRLVMEDLGLKPVRISNQIIQRDVYAELMAFLALVASTLDKIALEIRNLQRTEILEVSEPFGERQVGSSTMPHKRNPIRSEKVSGLARVLYSNVIPALLNNPLWHERDLTNSSVERVILPESFVLIDEMLKTTIKVLSGLEFFPENIKRNLYMTNNLIMAEPLMLKLTEKGMGRQEAHELVRRLAMKAFREGRDLLEVVKESEEVRKFLSDDDIASLKPENYIGLAPQIVDNVIAFIEEKEREENI